The proteins below are encoded in one region of Bacillus vallismortis:
- the miaB gene encoding tRNA (N6-isopentenyl adenosine(37)-C2)-methylthiotransferase MiaB encodes MNEKQKLESGQVHPSDKKSVKDYSKYFEAVYIPPSLKDAKKRGKEAVTYHNDFTISEQFKGLGDGRKFYIRTYGCQMNEHDTEVMAGIFMALGYEATNSVDDANVILLNTCAIRENAENKVFGELGHLKALKKNNPDLILGVCGCMSQEESVVNRILKKHPFVDMIFGTHNIHRLPELLSEAYLSKEMVVEVWSKEGDVIENLPKVRNGKIKGWVNIMYGCDKFCTYCIVPYTRGKERSRRPEEIIQEVRRLASEGYKEITLLGQNVNAYGKDFEDITYGLGDLMDELRKIDIPRIRFTTSHPRDFDDHLIDVLAKGGNLLDHIHLPVQSGSSEVLKLMARKYDRERYMELVRKIKEAMPNASLTTDIIVGFPNETDEQFEETLSLYREVEFDSAYTFIYSPREGTPAAKMKDNVPMRVKKERLQRLNALVKEISAKKMKEYEGKVVEVLVEGESKNNPDILAGYTEKSKLVNFKGTKEAVGKIVRVKIQQAKTWSLDGEMVGEAIEVK; translated from the coding sequence ATGAATGAAAAACAAAAATTAGAGAGCGGACAAGTTCATCCATCGGACAAAAAATCCGTGAAGGATTACAGCAAGTACTTTGAAGCTGTTTATATTCCGCCTTCTTTAAAAGATGCGAAAAAACGGGGCAAGGAAGCCGTTACTTATCATAATGACTTTACAATTTCTGAACAATTTAAAGGATTGGGAGACGGGCGAAAGTTCTATATCCGTACGTACGGCTGCCAAATGAATGAACATGATACAGAGGTTATGGCAGGGATTTTTATGGCGCTCGGTTATGAAGCGACAAACTCCGTTGACGATGCCAATGTCATTTTGTTAAACACATGTGCGATCCGTGAAAATGCCGAGAACAAGGTGTTTGGTGAACTGGGGCACTTAAAAGCGCTGAAAAAAAACAATCCCGATCTGATTTTAGGCGTGTGCGGCTGTATGTCCCAAGAGGAATCAGTCGTGAACCGGATTTTGAAAAAACATCCGTTTGTCGATATGATTTTCGGAACGCATAACATCCACCGCCTGCCGGAGCTTTTGTCAGAAGCATACCTTTCAAAAGAAATGGTCGTAGAAGTTTGGTCAAAGGAAGGGGACGTGATTGAAAACCTTCCGAAAGTCCGGAATGGGAAAATTAAGGGCTGGGTCAATATCATGTACGGCTGTGACAAATTCTGTACGTATTGCATCGTGCCTTACACACGCGGAAAAGAAAGAAGCCGCCGCCCTGAAGAAATTATTCAGGAAGTGAGAAGGCTCGCAAGTGAAGGCTATAAGGAAATTACACTATTAGGCCAAAACGTAAACGCGTACGGAAAAGACTTTGAAGATATCACGTACGGCCTCGGTGATTTGATGGATGAACTGAGAAAAATCGATATCCCGAGAATCCGTTTTACAACGAGTCATCCGCGTGACTTTGACGACCATCTCATTGACGTGCTGGCAAAAGGCGGCAACCTGCTTGATCACATTCACCTGCCGGTTCAATCAGGAAGCTCAGAGGTTCTGAAGCTGATGGCCCGCAAATATGACAGAGAGCGATACATGGAGCTCGTTAGAAAAATCAAAGAGGCAATGCCAAACGCTTCTTTAACAACAGACATTATCGTCGGATTCCCGAACGAAACGGACGAACAGTTTGAAGAAACGCTATCTCTATACCGCGAAGTGGAGTTTGACAGCGCCTATACGTTCATTTATTCTCCGCGTGAAGGCACTCCGGCTGCCAAAATGAAAGATAATGTACCGATGCGTGTGAAAAAAGAACGCCTGCAGCGTCTGAACGCACTGGTGAAAGAAATTTCTGCTAAAAAAATGAAGGAATACGAAGGCAAGGTTGTCGAAGTATTAGTTGAGGGTGAAAGCAAAAATAACCCTGATATTCTTGCCGGCTACACTGAAAAAAGCAAGCTTGTCAATTTCAAAGGGACGAAGGAAGCCGTCGGCAAAATCGTCCGTGTGAAAATCCAGCAAGCGAAAACATGGTCGCTTGACGGAGAGATGGTAGGAGAAGCAATCGAGGTGAAATAA
- the ymdB gene encoding 2',3'-cyclic-nucleotide 2'-phosphodiesterase, producing the protein MRMLFIGDVVGSPGRDMVKEYVPKLKTKYKPHFTIINGENAAHGKGLTEKIYHSLIQAGADAITMGNHTWDKKEIFDFIDDVPNLVRPANFPEGTPGKGITYVKANGKELAVINLQGRTFLPPLDDPFLKADELIAEAAKRTPYIFIDFHAEATSEKLALGWYTDGRASAVVGTHTHVQTADNRILPKGTAYITDVGMTGPYDGILGMDRETIIKRFKTNLPVRFTVAEGKTTLSGVVIDIDDQTKKAVKIERILINDDHMFFE; encoded by the coding sequence ATGAGAATGTTATTTATTGGAGATGTTGTCGGTTCACCAGGCCGTGACATGGTAAAAGAATATGTGCCAAAGCTAAAAACAAAATATAAGCCGCACTTTACCATTATTAATGGTGAAAACGCCGCACATGGGAAAGGGCTCACGGAAAAAATTTATCACAGTTTAATCCAGGCTGGCGCCGATGCAATCACGATGGGAAACCACACATGGGACAAAAAAGAAATTTTTGATTTTATAGATGACGTTCCGAACTTGGTTCGTCCTGCAAACTTTCCTGAAGGAACACCGGGAAAAGGGATCACATATGTGAAAGCAAACGGCAAAGAGCTTGCTGTTATTAATTTACAAGGACGCACGTTTTTACCGCCGCTTGATGATCCGTTTTTAAAAGCGGATGAGTTAATTGCCGAAGCTGCAAAAAGAACACCGTACATTTTTATCGACTTCCATGCCGAGGCGACAAGTGAAAAGCTTGCACTCGGCTGGTACACGGATGGACGGGCGTCCGCAGTCGTCGGAACTCATACACACGTGCAAACAGCGGATAACCGCATTTTGCCGAAGGGGACGGCATATATTACTGATGTAGGAATGACTGGCCCATATGATGGTATACTGGGGATGGACAGAGAAACGATTATTAAGCGATTCAAAACGAACCTTCCAGTACGATTTACTGTCGCTGAAGGAAAAACAACATTAAGCGGAGTAGTGATTGACATCGACGACCAAACCAAAAAGGCTGTCAAAATTGAGCGGATTTTGATCAATGATGATCACATGTTCTTTGAATAA
- the pgsA gene encoding CDP-diacylglycerol--glycerol-3-phosphate 3-phosphatidyltransferase, with product MFNLPNKITLARIALIPIFMIIMLAPFDWGRLEVGDESIPVAHLAGAILFIVASTTDWVDGYYARKLNLVTNFGKFLDPLADKLLVSAALIILVQFDLAPAWMVIVIISREFAVTGLRLVLAGTGEVVAANMLGKIKTWAQIIAVSALLLHNLPFELVSFPFADLALWVAVFFTVVSGWEYFSKNWEALKTTN from the coding sequence ATGTTTAACTTACCAAATAAAATCACACTAGCTAGAATCGCATTAATCCCAATCTTCATGATTATCATGCTGGCGCCGTTTGACTGGGGCAGGCTAGAAGTTGGAGACGAATCGATCCCGGTCGCACATTTGGCCGGTGCCATTCTATTTATTGTTGCATCCACAACAGACTGGGTGGACGGGTACTATGCCCGAAAGCTGAATCTTGTGACTAACTTCGGGAAATTTCTTGATCCGCTTGCGGACAAACTGCTTGTATCCGCAGCATTAATTATCCTTGTTCAATTTGACCTTGCTCCAGCTTGGATGGTCATTGTGATTATCAGCAGGGAGTTTGCCGTGACAGGTTTGAGGCTTGTCTTAGCCGGAACAGGAGAAGTGGTGGCTGCTAATATGCTTGGTAAAATTAAAACCTGGGCACAAATCATTGCGGTTTCAGCATTGCTTCTTCATAATCTTCCGTTTGAACTTGTGTCATTCCCGTTTGCTGACTTGGCGCTATGGGTAGCTGTCTTCTTTACTGTCGTCTCAGGCTGGGAATATTTCTCCAAAAACTGGGAAGCGTTAAAAACAACTAATTAA
- a CDS encoding glycine C-acetyltransferase yields the protein MTKEFEFLKTELDRMRENHTWQDIKQLESMQGPSVTVNHKNVIQLSSNNYLGFTSHPRLIKAAQEAVQQFGAGTGSVRTIAGTFTMHQELERKLAAFKKTEAALVFQSGFTTNQGVLSSILSKDDIVISDELNHASIIDGIRLTKADKKVYQHVDMSDLERVLRKSMNYRMRLIVTDGVFSMDGNIAPLPDIVELAEKYDAFVMVDDAHASGVLGENGRGTVNHFGLDGRVHIQVGTLSKAIGVLGGYAAGSKVLIDYLRHKGRPFLFSTSHPPAVTAACMEAIDVLLEEPEHMERLWENTAYFKSMLVKMGLILTQSETPILPILIGDEAVAKQFSDQLLSRGIFAQSIVFPTVAKGKARIRTIITAEHTKKELDQALSVIEKTAKELQLL from the coding sequence ATGACGAAGGAATTTGAGTTTTTAAAAACAGAGCTTGATAGAATGAGAGAAAACCATACATGGCAAGACATAAAACAGCTTGAATCAATGCAGGGGCCCTCTGTCACAGTCAATCATAAAAACGTCATTCAGCTTTCTTCTAATAATTACCTCGGTTTTACTTCACATCCAAGACTCATCAAAGCTGCGCAGGAGGCCGTTCAGCAATTTGGAGCCGGCACCGGATCAGTGAGAACAATTGCAGGCACATTTACCATGCACCAAGAGCTTGAGAGAAAGCTCGCAGCCTTTAAAAAAACGGAGGCGGCGCTTGTATTTCAATCAGGATTCACAACAAACCAAGGCGTACTTTCAAGTATTCTTTCAAAAGATGATATTGTCATCTCGGATGAATTAAACCATGCCTCTATTATTGACGGAATCAGACTTACAAAGGCGGATAAAAAGGTGTATCAGCATGTCGATATGAGTGACTTAGAGAGAGTGTTGAGAAAGTCAATGAACTATCGGATGCGCCTGATTGTGACAGACGGCGTATTTTCCATGGACGGCAATATAGCCCCTTTGCCTGATATTGTAGAGCTCGCTGAGAAATATGACGCATTTGTAATGGTGGATGACGCTCATGCATCCGGAGTACTTGGCGAAAACGGCAGGGGAACGGTGAATCACTTCGGTCTGGACGGCAGAGTCCATATTCAGGTCGGAACGCTAAGCAAGGCAATCGGAGTGCTCGGCGGCTATGCTGCCGGTTCAAAGGTACTGATCGATTATCTGCGCCATAAAGGCCGCCCGTTTTTATTCAGCACGTCCCATCCGCCAGCTGTGACCGCAGCTTGTATGGAAGCGATTGATGTCTTGCTGGAAGAGCCCGAGCATATGGAGCGCTTGTGGGAGAATACGGCCTATTTTAAATCTATGCTTGTGAAAATGGGTCTGATTCTCACGCAGAGTGAAACACCAATTCTTCCTATTTTAATAGGTGATGAAGCTGTGGCGAAGCAATTTTCTGATCAGCTCCTTTCACGCGGCATATTTGCCCAAAGCATCGTTTTTCCAACTGTAGCAAAGGGAAAAGCCAGAATTCGGACGATCATTACCGCTGAACACACAAAAAAAGAACTGGATCAGGCGCTTAGTGTCATCGAAAAGACAGCTAAGGAGCTCCAGCTATTGTAA
- the recA gene encoding recombinase RecA: MSDRQAALDMALKQIEKQFGKGSIMKLGEKTDTRISTVPSGSLALDTALGIGGYPRGRIIEVYGPESSGKTTVALHAIAEVQQQGGQAAFIDAEHALDPVYAQKLGVNIEELLLSQPDTGEQALEIAEALVRSGAVDIVVVDSVAALVPKAEIEGDMGDSHVGLQARLMSQALRKLSGAINKSKTIAIFINQIREKVGVMFGNPETTPGGRALKFYSSVRLEVRRAEQLKQGNDVMGNKTKIKVVKNKVAPPFRTAEVDIMYGEGISKEGEIIDLGTELDIVQKSGSWYSYEEERLGQGRENAKQFLKENKDIMLMIQEQIREHYGLDNHGAAQQQAEGAQEELEFEE, translated from the coding sequence ATGAGTGATCGTCAGGCAGCCTTAGATATGGCTCTTAAACAAATAGAAAAACAGTTCGGCAAAGGTTCCATTATGAAACTGGGAGAAAAGACAGATACAAGAATTTCTACTGTCCCAAGCGGCTCCCTCGCTCTTGATACGGCATTAGGAATTGGCGGATATCCGCGCGGACGGATTATTGAAGTATACGGTCCTGAAAGCTCAGGTAAAACAACTGTGGCACTTCATGCGATTGCTGAGGTTCAGCAACAGGGCGGACAAGCCGCATTTATTGATGCAGAGCATGCATTAGATCCGGTATACGCACAAAAGCTTGGTGTCAACATCGAAGAGCTTTTACTGTCTCAGCCTGACACGGGCGAGCAGGCGCTTGAAATTGCGGAGGCATTGGTTCGAAGCGGTGCAGTTGACATTGTTGTTGTTGACTCTGTGGCAGCTCTCGTTCCGAAAGCGGAAATTGAAGGCGACATGGGAGATTCGCATGTTGGTTTACAGGCACGCTTAATGTCCCAAGCGCTCCGTAAGCTTTCAGGCGCCATTAACAAATCGAAGACAATCGCGATTTTCATTAACCAAATTCGTGAAAAAGTCGGCGTTATGTTCGGGAATCCGGAAACAACTCCTGGCGGCCGCGCGCTGAAATTCTACTCTTCCGTACGTCTAGAAGTGCGCCGTGCTGAACAGCTGAAACAAGGAAACGACGTAATGGGGAATAAAACGAAAATCAAAGTCGTCAAAAACAAGGTGGCACCGCCGTTCCGTACAGCCGAGGTTGATATTATGTATGGAGAAGGCATTTCAAAAGAAGGCGAAATCATTGATCTTGGAACTGAACTTGATATCGTGCAAAAAAGCGGTTCATGGTACTCTTATGAAGAAGAGCGCCTCGGACAAGGCCGTGAAAATGCAAAACAATTCTTGAAAGAAAATAAAGATATCATGCTAATGATCCAGGAACAAATTCGCGAACATTACGGCTTGGATAATCACGGAGCAGCTCAGCAGCAAGCTGAAGGTGCACAAGAAGAACTTGAATTTGAAGAATAA
- the spoVS gene encoding stage V sporulation protein SpoVS, with protein sequence MEILKVSAKSSPNSVAGALAGVLRERGAAEIQAIGAGALNQAVKAVAIARGFVAPSGVDLICIPAFTDIQIDGEERTAIKLIVEPR encoded by the coding sequence ATGGAAATCTTAAAAGTTTCAGCAAAATCGAGTCCAAATTCAGTGGCAGGTGCGCTTGCAGGCGTGTTAAGAGAACGAGGAGCCGCCGAGATTCAAGCGATTGGAGCGGGTGCATTAAACCAGGCTGTAAAAGCTGTGGCGATTGCCAGGGGATTTGTGGCGCCAAGCGGCGTTGATTTGATTTGTATTCCTGCTTTTACAGATATTCAGATCGATGGGGAAGAAAGAACGGCGATTAAATTAATCGTGGAGCCTCGCTAA
- the rny gene encoding ribonuclease Y has product MTPIMMVLISILLILLGLVVGYFVRKTIAEAKIAGARGAAEQILEDAKRDAEALKKEALLEAKDEIHTLRIDAEQEVRERRNELQKQENRLLQKEENLDRKHEGIDKREAMLEKKDHSLNERQQHIEEMESKVDEMIRMQQSELERISSLTRDEAKQIILERVENELSHDIAIMTKETENRAKEEADKKAKNILSLALQRCAADHVAETTVSVVNLPNDEMKGRIIGREGRNIRTLETLTGIDLIIDDTPEAVILSGFDPIRRETARIALDKLVQDGRIHPARIEEMVEKSRREVDDYIREMGEQTTFEVGVHGLHPDLIKILGRLKFRTSYGQNVLKHSMEVAFLAGLMASELGEDAKLAKRAGLLHDIGKAIDHEVEGSHVEIGVELATKYKEHPVVINSIASHHGDEEPTSIIAVLVAAADALSAARPGARSETLENYIRRLEKLEEISESYEGVEKSFAIQAGREVRIMVKPDSINDLEAHRLARDIRKRIEDELDYPGHIKVTVIRETRAVEYAK; this is encoded by the coding sequence ATGACCCCAATTATGATGGTTCTCATCTCCATTTTGCTGATTCTACTCGGTTTAGTTGTTGGCTACTTTGTTCGTAAAACCATTGCCGAAGCGAAAATTGCGGGCGCACGCGGTGCAGCCGAGCAAATTCTTGAAGATGCAAAGCGTGATGCTGAAGCACTGAAAAAAGAAGCTCTGCTTGAAGCAAAGGATGAAATCCACACACTTCGAATAGATGCTGAACAGGAAGTTCGTGAAAGACGAAATGAGCTTCAAAAACAAGAAAACCGTTTACTCCAAAAGGAGGAAAACCTTGATCGCAAACATGAGGGAATTGATAAACGGGAAGCGATGTTGGAGAAGAAAGATCATTCTCTGAATGAACGACAACAACATATTGAAGAGATGGAAAGCAAAGTGGATGAGATGATTCGTATGCAGCAGTCAGAGTTGGAACGAATTTCGAGCCTGACTCGCGATGAAGCAAAACAAATCATTCTTGAACGGGTTGAAAACGAGCTTTCACATGACATCGCCATCATGACAAAAGAAACTGAAAACCGCGCGAAAGAAGAGGCGGATAAGAAAGCGAAAAACATTCTTTCACTCGCCTTACAGCGTTGCGCAGCGGACCACGTTGCTGAAACAACGGTATCAGTTGTTAATCTTCCAAATGATGAGATGAAAGGACGTATCATTGGGCGGGAAGGGCGTAATATTCGTACGCTTGAAACGCTGACAGGAATTGACCTGATTATTGATGATACCCCTGAAGCTGTCATTCTTTCCGGATTTGATCCGATCAGACGTGAGACAGCAAGGATCGCTCTAGACAAACTCGTTCAGGATGGCCGTATTCATCCGGCACGGATTGAAGAAATGGTTGAAAAATCTCGCCGCGAGGTCGATGACTATATTCGTGAGATGGGTGAGCAAACGACATTTGAGGTTGGCGTTCACGGTCTCCACCCAGATCTCATCAAGATCCTCGGCCGCTTAAAGTTCCGTACAAGCTATGGTCAAAATGTGCTTAAGCATTCCATGGAAGTCGCATTCTTGGCCGGTCTAATGGCATCGGAGCTTGGAGAAGACGCAAAGCTTGCTAAACGTGCGGGCCTTCTTCACGACATCGGAAAAGCAATTGACCATGAAGTAGAAGGAAGCCACGTTGAAATCGGGGTAGAGCTTGCGACTAAATATAAAGAGCACCCAGTCGTGATTAACAGTATTGCATCACACCATGGGGACGAGGAGCCTACTTCCATTATCGCTGTGTTGGTAGCGGCAGCTGATGCGCTTTCCGCTGCTAGACCAGGCGCGAGAAGTGAGACGCTCGAGAATTATATTCGAAGACTTGAAAAGCTCGAAGAAATTTCTGAGTCCTATGAAGGTGTTGAAAAATCATTTGCCATTCAGGCTGGACGCGAAGTGCGTATTATGGTGAAGCCGGATTCAATTAATGATCTTGAAGCTCATCGACTGGCGCGAGATATCCGTAAGCGAATTGAGGACGAGCTCGATTATCCAGGTCATATTAAAGTGACAGTAATCAGAGAAACTCGAGCCGTTGAGTATGCAAAATAA
- a CDS encoding serine hydrolase domain-containing protein yields MTSPASRRTAKRRRRKLNKRGKLLLGFLAAMICFTIWNALHRDSEGNEPSQETAAASDSGQKKEVIKKTAEKTEEQIKTVDRNQKISHYLNEIGFSGTAMIVRNGEIVTHKGFGYADRKYHIPNNPLTSFYVGSSQKALIATAILQLEEKGKLQTSDPVSAYLPQFPNGQTITLKNLLTHTSGIHGHVEGNGAITPDDLIKDIERQGIKRQPGVWDYQDSNYSVLAYIVAEVSGESYEQYITNHIFKPAKMTHAGFYKTYHKEPYPAVGYKLKGGKPITPYMPDLSQLYGAGDIYMSASDMYKFDQALIDGKLYSQKSYKKMFTPGSSSTYGMGFYIAPGSYSNHGVMPGFNILNSFSKSGQTIVILLSNIQNNAKLGQVNNRIYQLLNQE; encoded by the coding sequence ATGACAAGCCCAGCCAGCAGACGAACTGCGAAACGCAGACGGAGAAAACTAAATAAAAGAGGCAAACTTTTGCTTGGTTTTTTAGCAGCGATGATTTGCTTTACGATTTGGAATGCGCTTCACCGAGATAGTGAAGGGAACGAGCCATCTCAAGAAACTGCAGCAGCTTCAGATAGCGGTCAGAAAAAAGAGGTTATAAAGAAAACCGCCGAAAAAACAGAGGAACAAATCAAAACAGTGGACCGTAATCAAAAAATCAGCCATTATTTAAATGAGATCGGCTTCAGCGGAACAGCCATGATTGTCAGAAATGGAGAAATCGTAACACATAAAGGTTTTGGTTATGCCGATCGTAAATATCACATCCCTAATAATCCATTGACCTCTTTTTATGTCGGTTCGTCACAAAAAGCGCTGATTGCAACCGCTATTTTGCAGCTAGAGGAAAAGGGAAAACTTCAGACAAGTGATCCGGTAAGCGCGTATTTACCTCAATTCCCTAACGGGCAAACGATTACTTTGAAAAACCTGCTCACACATACATCGGGAATACACGGGCATGTTGAAGGAAACGGTGCAATCACTCCGGACGATTTAATAAAAGACATAGAACGTCAGGGAATCAAACGTCAGCCAGGCGTATGGGACTATCAGGATTCCAATTATTCCGTTCTCGCTTATATTGTTGCTGAAGTAAGCGGTGAGTCATATGAACAATACATAACGAATCATATTTTTAAACCAGCGAAAATGACGCATGCAGGCTTTTACAAAACATATCATAAAGAACCTTATCCGGCTGTCGGTTATAAGCTGAAGGGCGGCAAGCCGATTACACCGTATATGCCCGATTTATCCCAGCTGTATGGGGCCGGTGATATTTATATGAGCGCTTCAGATATGTACAAATTTGACCAAGCGCTGATAGACGGCAAACTGTATTCGCAAAAAAGCTATAAAAAGATGTTTACGCCGGGAAGCAGCTCCACATACGGTATGGGATTTTATATTGCTCCCGGAAGCTACTCAAACCATGGTGTCATGCCGGGCTTCAACATCTTAAACAGCTTTAGTAAATCTGGGCAAACCATTGTAATTTTGTTGTCAAACATTCAAAATAACGCTAAACTGGGCCAAGTGAACAATAGAATATACCAGCTTCTGAATCAAGAATGA
- a CDS encoding competence/damage-inducible protein A has product MEFPKKAEIIAVGSELLLGQIANTNAQFISKQLADIGVNVFYHTAVGDNPERLKQVIRIAEERSDFIIFSGGLGPTKDDLTKETIANALGHPLVLDDEAFQSIEDYFKRTKRTMSPNNRKQALVIEGSDVLANHFGMAPGMLLEHDSRFYMLLPGPPSELRPMFENEAKPLLLKKMGSNEKIVSTVLRFFGIGESQLEADLEDIIDAQTNPTIAPLAADGEVTLRLTAKHADEKETERLLKETEAVILERVGEFFYGYDDTSLVKELSKACKEKGITIAAAESFTGGLFSEWLTDLSGASTLFAGGVVCYTSDVKEHVLSVKKETLDRFGAVSKECALELAKGVQQLTGSDIGISFTGVAGPDTQEGHEPGHVFIGISANGKEEVHEFHFAGSRTGIRKRGAKYGCHLILKLLEQK; this is encoded by the coding sequence ATGGAATTTCCAAAGAAAGCAGAAATTATTGCGGTCGGTTCTGAGCTGTTGCTTGGCCAAATCGCCAATACAAATGCTCAATTTATCAGCAAACAGCTTGCTGACATCGGAGTGAACGTATTTTATCATACAGCAGTTGGAGATAATCCGGAGCGGCTGAAGCAGGTCATTCGCATTGCTGAAGAACGCTCTGATTTCATTATTTTTTCAGGAGGTCTCGGGCCGACAAAAGATGATCTGACGAAAGAAACGATTGCAAATGCGCTGGGGCATCCGCTTGTGTTAGATGATGAGGCGTTCCAATCCATTGAGGACTATTTCAAACGGACCAAACGCACGATGTCACCTAATAACCGAAAACAGGCGCTTGTGATCGAAGGATCTGACGTGCTGGCAAATCACTTCGGAATGGCGCCGGGAATGCTCCTAGAGCACGATTCGCGCTTTTATATGCTTCTTCCTGGGCCGCCAAGCGAATTGCGTCCCATGTTTGAAAACGAGGCAAAGCCTCTTCTGCTGAAAAAGATGGGCTCAAATGAAAAAATTGTATCAACCGTTCTTCGTTTTTTTGGTATCGGCGAATCTCAGCTTGAAGCTGATTTGGAAGATATTATTGATGCACAAACCAATCCGACAATCGCTCCTTTGGCAGCCGACGGAGAGGTGACGCTGCGTCTGACAGCCAAACATGCTGACGAAAAGGAAACGGAGCGTCTGCTAAAAGAAACAGAGGCTGTTATCTTAGAACGTGTAGGGGAATTTTTCTATGGCTATGATGATACTTCCCTAGTAAAAGAGCTTTCTAAAGCATGTAAGGAAAAAGGCATTACAATTGCCGCGGCTGAAAGTTTTACCGGCGGGCTGTTTTCTGAATGGCTGACGGATCTCAGCGGTGCTTCAACATTGTTTGCCGGCGGCGTCGTTTGTTATACAAGCGACGTGAAGGAGCATGTGCTTAGCGTCAAGAAGGAAACATTAGACCGTTTTGGAGCGGTCAGCAAGGAGTGCGCATTAGAGCTGGCAAAGGGTGTTCAACAGCTCACTGGCAGCGATATCGGCATCAGTTTTACCGGTGTAGCAGGTCCTGATACTCAAGAGGGGCATGAGCCTGGACATGTGTTTATCGGCATTTCAGCAAATGGAAAAGAAGAGGTTCACGAGTTTCACTTTGCGGGGTCCAGAACGGGAATCAGAAAACGTGGCGCCAAATACGGCTGCCATTTAATCTTGAAGCTTTTAGAGCAAAAATAA
- the tdh gene encoding L-threonine 3-dehydrogenase: protein MQGGKMKALMKKDGTFGAVLTEVPIPEIDKHEVLIKVKAASICGTDVHIYNWDQWARQRIKTPYVFGHEFSGIVEAVGENARNVKVGEYVSAETHIVCGKCVPCVTGKAHVCTHTAIIGVDTAGCFAEYVKVPADNVWKNPADMNPAVASIQEPLGNAVHTVLESQPAGGTTAVIGCGPIGLMAVAVAKAAGASQVIAVDKNEYRLALAKQMGATRTVSIEKEDPLKIVSALTDGEGADLVCEMSGHPSAIAQGLAMAANGGKFHILSLPEHPVTIDLTNKVVFKGLTIKGITGRKMFSTWRQVSQLLSSNVLDLSPVITHQFPLEEFEKGFELMRSGQCGKVILIPQKGDKHDEGI from the coding sequence ATGCAGGGTGGAAAGATGAAAGCTCTAATGAAAAAGGACGGGACGTTCGGTGCTGTGCTGACTGAAGTTCCCATTCCTGAGATCGATAAACATGAAGTCCTCATAAAAGTGAAAGCTGCTTCCATATGCGGCACGGATGTGCACATTTATAATTGGGATCAATGGGCACGCCAGAGAATCAAAACTCCCTATGTTTTCGGCCACGAGTTCAGCGGCATTGTTGAAGCTGTAGGAGAGAATGCCAGGAATGTAAAAGTGGGAGAATATGTGTCTGCGGAAACGCATATCGTCTGCGGTAAATGTGTGCCTTGCGTAACCGGAAAAGCTCATGTTTGCACCCATACAGCTATTATCGGGGTAGACACGGCAGGCTGTTTTGCGGAGTATGTGAAAGTTCCGGCTGATAACGTTTGGAAGAATCCCGCTGATATGAACCCGGCGGTTGCATCCATTCAAGAGCCTTTAGGAAATGCGGTTCATACAGTGCTCGAGAGCCAGCCCGCAGGAGGAACAACTGCAGTCATCGGATGCGGACCGATTGGTCTTATGGCTGTTGCAGTTGCAAAAGCAGCAGGTGCTTCCCAAGTAATAGCGGTTGATAAAAATGAATACCGATTGGCGCTTGCCAAACAAATGGGTGCCACACGTACTGTTTCTATTGAAAAAGAAGATCCGCTCAAAATTGTAAGCGCTTTAACCGATGGAGAAGGAGCGGATCTCGTTTGCGAGATGTCGGGCCACCCCTCTGCTATCGCGCAAGGTTTGGCGATGGCTGCGAATGGCGGAAAATTCCATATTCTTAGCTTGCCGGAACATCCGGTGACAATTGATTTGACGAATAAAGTGGTATTTAAAGGACTAACGATCAAAGGAATCACAGGAAGAAAAATGTTTTCGACATGGCGGCAGGTATCTCAATTGCTCAGCTCAAACGTGCTCGATCTTTCACCTGTTATTACCCATCAGTTTCCGTTAGAGGAGTTTGAGAAAGGGTTCGAGCTGATGAGAAGCGGCCAGTGCGGAAAAGTGATTTTAATTCCACAAAAGGGGGATAAACATGACGAAGGAATTTGA